The region cgtcctctTTCCTCtttctgactggagttgtggtatttataatgcctttttttcatgacctaatgggctcagagtgaagcccagaattttctgttatctgccagcttcgctaggcgagcgtgtagcgaatgttcgctaggcgagcgtgtagcgaacgttcgctaggcgagcgtgcatcgaaggatttgctcgcctagcgagcaggccagtttgggccattttctggattgggccactcgtgaactgggcctttgttcctttaagatcagtgtcataaaaatgagtcagagtgccctgaaaaatgtcttgaaatattaatgggcaaattttggggtatgacagtcaTGACACATTGTTCGACTTTAGGATGTGATACATGTTTTCCCAAATGAAACatgttttaccaaaattgttgccaatCATAAAATCACATCCCTAACAAATGGTTCTCACAAGAGGATCATACTCTATAAAGAACATGTCAATGATACTCAAATATTGGAGCCATGatttcaatttcaaaaattaCATGATTCCCACCCTTCCAGTGTGGGTTAAACTACCTCAACTTCCCTTGCATATGTATGACGAACAAGTTGCGAGTGTCGTATGTGTGTATCCTTGTGGAGATTGACATAACTCATAATCAAAAGGATAGCATCATAATTAAGGATAATGAAGGAAAATAGATCACTTAACCAATTGTTGTTGTCGGAGAAGTATGCCGGAAAAATGAGACGGAATCATTCAAGCTCAAGTTGCTCCAAGAGAGCAGTTGTTGGCAAAGGCTTTTGAGTCGAACTTGTGGATCAAAAAGAAAAAACAGAGTTGCTAAGTTTGATCTTTTCGCTGGAAAAGGAGGAAAGCATTGAGGTTTGGTCAGAATTGAGTGATTCACGATTGTGGTTTAGGAGAAGGTTACGTGATCGGAGATGAGGAAGAAGAAACTTCCTCCAATTTGTGCTTCCAAGCTTTAGGTATGAGTGATTTTGGTGGAGATTGAGGGTGATTGAGAGGCAATGATGAAATGTGGAAAGAAGGAGTGTATGAAGGAGATTCGATGAGGGGTAAAGGTGAAGAGAGGGGGAAGTTTCAGTTGCAAAGATTGTGCTGTTGAGTGTGAAAGGTAAGAAAATGATATTGAGAGGAAAGGAGAAAGTGCCTTCACCTGTTAGAAAAAATTCATCAATATATTAAGAATATTCAATAAAATAGAAAGTGGTTCTCAGATGAAAAACATGATCCTCCATTCCATTTGTTCGCCACACTCATACATCAATTCCATTGGTCATTTGGGACACGTGTCCCTTTTCCATTggttaaaaataaaaatacaaatCACTCATCCAATCCTTAAGCGGCACATGTTCATTGAGAGAGGTAAGGATATTCATATTTTTTCATGATAGTGAAGCCTTCAGTCCCTCTGCTGGGACGCGTTTTTTCTAGATCAATGTTAAACAGTCATTCTTCCCTCTTGTCATTTGGGGAACATGTTCTCTTACCATTGGATAACtggagatttttttttttgaatttacTAGTTGGCCACGTGTTTTTTGAATTTACTAGTTGGCCACGTGTTTCACTCcaaatgtgtgtgtgtgtgtgtgtgtgtgtgtgagagagagagagagagagagagagagagagagagagagagattttggtgatttttttaattttattatttaattaatcaattaattcTTGATTTTTGATTGGTTGATACAAACACACATGGATAACCATTATGGGTCTTTGATTGATCCTGATTCAAAGGTTAATATTAAATCAAAGAAACATAAATGTTAACCAATTTTAAATATGTCAAAGTTGCCCCTTCTAGaaattttaattgataaaatcaaattaaatcaacTAAAAAATCAAACCTTTTAAAATAacacaataaaaataaaataaaaacatgtaaaattttatttaatttttgaatattttaataaaataataaaaataaaagagattaaaatgaataaaaaaacgggtgcaaaagtgctcgaaaaattaaaaaCTAAAATGATCAGCGCAAAATAAACTTTTCGGAAACAGACGGcatttgatcaaattttgaagtaaaaaatTCTCGTTTGATCATGCTCAAGCGGATCAAAATGTGACAAAAAATAGTCAAAAAAAATAGAACAAATACATCAGGTTAAACTACGTGGACCGTAGATTAAAAAAATGGTGTCTGCTAGCTCTATTTTGAAACTTCTTGCATGCtaatttttcataaatttgaaaattgattcatcTGATTCgtctgtagatccgaaaatttattCTGGTTGGCATTTTAGGCGTTATGCGTGATGAAATGAATGTCATGTTATGCTTATTGATGTGAAAGTTATGATAAATGTATTGATTCGGCGATTCAGATAAaaaattggggtgtgacaatATCCAACCGATTATGCAAAGATTATGGACGAAATTAAATCAAGATCCAATGAGAAAAGCCCTTAATACTTTGCTATATAAGGAACTCAAAACCTACATTATAAAGCAAACGATACATTAAAGATATTAGAGTGTTATGGTTTATTTGAGTCCTTGTTATTGATGTATGTATACCACTATGTTTAAGTAATTTAGCATAgttgatttgttttaattgaGTTATAATAATCAACATTATTTATTGAGATTGAAAACACCAATCACGGATTATGTGATTGAAAAGAAATTGAGTAGGTTCTCATATTTAAGGAGTTCTTAAATAGAAAGTCACTAGACTTAGCAGGAGACTTTGAACAGCATAGGATTTGTTGGTTCTTGTAAGAATAAATATACTAATTCAAAGTGATGAATTTTCTTTTTTGGACAGAGTGTCCTCTAAACCTATGTATTATTTGCATTAAAGTAGATTATCAATCTCTTATGTTTTTACATCTTTCTATATTGATTTATTATTGTTGTTAAAACAGTATTTTAATCTTGTTTAAGAAGTTGGACAAAATCCAACATCTTTGTCCATTGAGAAACATAATTTGAGTAGCAGATATCTCGTTATTGACCATTGTAGAAGCAAGTCTTTTAACCGGAGTGTTGGTTGAGGTGGCCTCTAGACTCCAGTTTTTCATATTTTAGGGAGTTGGTTGAGCATAATTTAATCTTGGATGATAAAATGGACAATGCTATAAAATACCTTGTTTTAATTCAATTATTATAAGCCCACTTTAATTAAACTATTTTTACAAAATACATTCTGGTAATTTATGAGCCCATTTTGATTCAACTatttgtattttttaaaaatattttttttcaaataatttaataattaaatttatttttttaaaagtgAACAAATAGACTTCGCTGCTTCGAATCTGCATCCCTAAATTTTAATTTTCTTACACAATTATTAACTTAACTGGAAGTAAAAAACAATTTTGACAAATCCAAATGCATAAAAAAACTgttaattttatataattttaattttttttacataaatTCAAATTTGAACATCTCTTTTTTAAAAGCATATTTTTTTATGTAGATGAATAAGTAATGATTATTAGAAACTCATAATAGAAGTATTAAATTCGATTTTTGGTGAATCTATTTAATAttagagattaattactatacactgtcagtgtaaaaggtTTTACACtgtcggttcatcaccatcacccgtttgtattactttatagatttttaaaataaaagtcaaacttcttttaatatccaacgtctataattaagtgatggtgtaaaactcttttacactgacagtgtatttcaattaatctcttaATATTATTGATTTTATTATAATTAATCATTTTACAACCAAAACTTAATCACATCTTTTATTGATCAAACTATTCAATTGGAgctaaaaaaaatatttaattatttaattcCATCCGTGAGAGGGTAATGACATCATTTcatgttaattaattaattaagtaaaaaaaacataaaaaagtTAATAATTTAATTACTTACAATTATAATATTATCAATTATTTACTTGATTTAATAAATCAATTTATAATTTAATTGTTAGCAAATATAATATGATTACCTACTTACTTCATTCAATAAATCAAATGATACTTTAATTATTAACAATTATAGTATTATATCaaatatatttaattatattatacatcaataataattttaattgcgattttaaattaatataaatATATGTAGTGTGTTTTCGATTTTAAAATTAAACGAATCTCATTTATAATTACCTATATTTTGTACATTTTAATTTATTAGCtattaataaattataaaaatttaattaacacaaataaatatattatcgattttataaattaaacaatctcatttataaaaatttaatttccAATAATATAGATAAGATTTATCTAATTTTTCATAGaatatattaattaaaattatattatatttatttaatattataaattGAATTTCACACGGGTCTcttattaattaattaattaagcAGAAGAATCACACATAAAAAAACTCAAAATCGAAGTAACAATCGAGCTTTTCCAAACCAAAACTGCGAAAGATGAAGACGATGATGGGATTGAGATCCTTATTCCGATCACTCAACTCTTCCAGATCTTACTCTTCCCGTGCCTTCGCCGCCACCGCCGCCGCCACCGCCACCACCAACAACCTTCGAACCCTTTCTTCCCCCCGCTTTCTCAATCCTCTCTCTCCCTCCTCGGGTACTTTCTCTCTACCAATTTACTCAATACTATTAGATTTCGATTATTTTACAACAATTCATTATGTAGCATTAAGCTAGAGTTTGTCTATTGTCGATTAgaaaaataagcaattaagaTTCCAATATATCATGATTTGCTATTGCTATGCATTTGCACTTAATATCTATGAAGTTCAGCCAATTAGGTTAAAGTCAACcatgattttgattttgttttaaATTAGATTCAGTTATCTGTTATATGCTGAATCTGTTTTGTTTGAAAAACATTTACAGAATGCAGGTCTCCTTTCTCGAATGGCGTAGGAAGCTTGCGATTTTATAGCGAAGATGTGAGTCATGTGCCTGAGATTAAGGATGCTGAGCTTTACAGTGTTTTCAAGGATTTGTTGGCTGAAAATTGGAGTGATATTTCAGATGCTGTTGTGTCTGATGCTAAGCATGCGTTGGCAAAAAGTACAGCAGATGAAGCTGGTAAGGAGGTTGTGACCAATGTGTTCCGTGCCGCCCAGGCTGTTGAAGAGTTCGGTGGGATTCTTGTCACCTTGAAAATGGAAATTGATGACAGCATTGGCCTGAGCGGCGAGGTATTTTTGATTTCACAAATATAAGAGCCCAGAAATTAGTTGTATTTTTTATTTCACAAATATAAGACACGAGAAATTAGTTTAAAATATGGTGGAGTCACTTTATCAGTAAATAAGAATCCTTTGATAGAGATCAAACAACTCACGTTGTACCTCATCAATTTAAGTTCAAAATAAGTACTCTTAATATTCACCTGTTTGATCTTCATCCAATGATTTCAATATGTTGATTGCAATAGTGGCTGTATCATTTTTTATGGCAGGAAATCCTGGCCCGGTTCTTTAAGACACATTTCTCCATTCTCTTACCATTCACCTATCACATTTGGTTGATGGAGATCAAACAATTCACATTATATCTCAGTAGTTTAGGTTTAAAATAAGTGCGCTtaatatttgtttgatttttcTTTGTCTAGTGATTTCAATATACTGATTGTAGTCACTATATCAATTATTTATGGTTGAAAGTCCTTGTCCGATTCTTGAGAGACACTACTGCATTTTCTTCCCATTTACCTATCCTATATGATTATTgatttgtgtttttatttttacttaGGATGTAAAGCCTTTGCCTGATCATGTGAACAAAGCTCTGCATACAATTTTTGATCGCTACACCACCTATCTGAATGCTTTTGGTCCTGAGGAGAACTATCTGCGAAAGAAAGTGGAGTCGGAATTGGGTACAAAGATGATTCACTTGAAAATGAGATGCAGTGGCCTTGGTTCTGAGTGGGGAAAGGTATCATATATATTTTATTCATTACCACCTATTTATCTaattatattgattttgaaatgTTATTATCAATGGTTTATGGCTGCCAGAGGAGGCAAGCTTCTAAAACACTTTGGCAGCGTGACGGATAATGCTTGCTGCCAAGTTGAACTGTGGTGCCAAATTTTGTTTTTCTTAAAGTCTCTAGTTTTTTTAACCGTTAGAGATCATCATAACCTACTGGAATATAATATTCCAACTTAGAATTATTCCATGGGTTGAAATTTCGTATGGGTCTCGCCAAAGTTATGTGGGTGGGACTCACATGATTGTGTGAGATCCATTTGAATTTCAATCCGTAGGAGAGAGTGTATTGATATCGCTCCTCTTTAACTAATATTGAAATATTCATGAGTGAAGGATAAAAGAAAAGAGCTGCAAAGCTGCAGTTTTATGTTAGTTTTTAGAGTTCTCTTCTGTTGTTTTTCTTGTTATTTGGATTTAAGAGACTTGGCAATATAATAATCAATGGCTGCCACTCCCCATCCATGGCTAATCCCATGACACCACCAACTGAAGACACCTAGGATGTTTATGGTGAACCCTCATTTTGACAATTTCAAATTTTTGTGTGCACTTGCAAGTTGCAATCATTCATTTTTTTAAGATCTTGAAAATATGTAGTTAAAAGATATTGTATGTCACATTAATTAGAATATCATATTTGACTTTTCCGTGTCCTTTCTCAAATTCCTCCCTAAATTATTTTATGGCAATATTTTTGGTTGGTTGTCTGACCCTTGTAGTAATTCAAGGTAAAATAACTCATGagagaagaaaaataaaagagatttgTTGCATTATGCAGTTTACGGCCATATTTTTCAATTTTCCGTTGTTCTAAATCGCAGTATGATTGATTAATACTTGTTTGTCATGTGGGATTGTTTTTGTGCATACTATTAATAATTACAGACTAATTTCTGATTCCTTTATCATATCTATGGTTTCTATTGCAGGTTACGGTTCTTGGAACTTCCGGACTTGCGGGTTCATATGTTGAGCAAAGAGCATAGAAGAAATATTTTAGAAACAGTGCATGTAATGTAAttgtttgttttttgtttttctgATGTAATGTCCCTGATGCCTGGAGACCCTTCTATTCCTCTTCTCCTGACTTCTTTTTTTGTTGTCGAGCTTATAATCAATCGCAAGGAAATAATAGCTTTTAACTGTCAGGTGGGAATGTTTTCCATCATTTTCAATGTCATTTCCCATAAGCTGTAAATGCTGGGGGAAATTTTTAGGACTTGTATATTTTTCCAATAATATGAAAATAACAGATCAGGAGGTTGGTTAATTATATATTGAGCTACCCCCTCGTTTGTATCGACATCGATTATCTGCAAGCACGAACTACAGGAAAATTATAAGAAACTTGGAAGCACGTACAATGTTTCATTGAAATAACACAATCTCTTGTTATGTCTTTAATCTGGCATTTTGTTTTGTCGGTGAATTCAGATTCAAGGAATGCGGGTATTTTTTCTAGTAGAGCAAGTAATTGTGAGGAGGTAGTGGAACATATCAAGTTCTACAATTGGAA is a window of Lathyrus oleraceus cultivar Zhongwan6 chromosome 6, CAAS_Psat_ZW6_1.0, whole genome shotgun sequence DNA encoding:
- the LOC127096615 gene encoding succinate dehydrogenase subunit 5, mitochondrial encodes the protein MKTMMGLRSLFRSLNSSRSYSSRAFAATAAATATTNNLRTLSSPRFLNPLSPSSECRSPFSNGVGSLRFYSEDVSHVPEIKDAELYSVFKDLLAENWSDISDAVVSDAKHALAKSTADEAGKEVVTNVFRAAQAVEEFGGILVTLKMEIDDSIGLSGEDVKPLPDHVNKALHTIFDRYTTYLNAFGPEENYLRKKVESELGTKMIHLKMRCSGLGSEWGKVTVLGTSGLAGSYVEQRA